The nucleotide window AGAACTACCTGTTCATCAACGCGCCGGGCTCCTCGACCGCCCGCGTCGTCGACGACGCGCACCGGGTGCGCGTCGTCGACAAGTACGCCGACGACGTCCTCGGTGGAGACCCGCCGCCCACCCCGCCGGACCCGCCGCCCCCGCCGAAGCCGAAGAAGCCGCCGGTCAGCGAGCCGGGCGCGCCGCGCGGCGTGCGCGCCGCCGCCGGCAACGCCGAGGCCCGGGTGACCTGGCAGGCCGCGGCCCCCAACGGCGCCGCGATCACCAGGTACGTGGTCGAGGGCGCGGGGCAGACGTTCCAGGTCGGCGCCAACCAGCGCGCCCTCAACGTCACCGGCCTGACCAACGGCGAGACCTACAAGTTCGCCGTGCACGCGGTCAACAAGAAGGGCGACGGCCCGGCCCGCACCAGCAACTCGGTGCGGCCGACGGCCGAGGTGCCGGACCCGCCGGCCTCCGCCGCCGCCGAGGCGAAACCGGACGGCACCGTCCGGGTCACCTGGCCGGCCGCGAACGGCCAGGGCCTCGACATCGTCCGCTACGCGGTGACCGCCGTCAGCGACGGCACGTCGGCACCGATCGGCGAGGCCAAGGGCGACACCGGACTGACCATCAAGGACGGCGAGCTCGACTACGGCAAGCAGTACGCGTTCACCGTGGTGGCGATCAACGAGCGCGGCGCCGGCTCCAAGGCCTCGCCGGTCAGCAACAGCGTGGTGCCGTTCGCCAAGCCGGGCCGCCCGGAAAACATCGACGCGGCGACCGTCAGCGACCAGGCCGGCGCGATCAAGGTGACCTGGGCCGCGCCGGCGGAGAACGGCCGGCCCATCACCAAGTACGTGGTGGCGGCGGGCGGCAGGTCGACCGACGTCACCGACGGCACCGGGGTGACCCTTACCGGGTTCGGCACCGGCGAGAGCATCGCCGTCGAGGTGCGTGCCGTCAACGAGGCCGGAGACGGCGAGGCCGCGACGGCGACCGCCCGGACGCTGCCGAAGCCGGTCGTGACGCTCACCGACACCTCGGCGACGTTCAACACCGCGACCGTGAGCTTCAGCGTCGAGGCCGGCGGCGCGGCGCCGACCTGCACGGTGAAGGCCTCGGGCGGCGGCTCCGCGACCGGCAGCTGCTCCAGCCTCAAGGTGACCGGCCTGAAGCCGAGCACGGACTACACCCTCACGGTGACCGCGAAGACCGCCGCGGGCACCAGCGACGCGAAGTCCCGGGCGCAGCAGACCAGCGCGCTCTACGGCACCGCGACCTGCCGCAACGGCGAGAATGGCGACACTGCCACCTACTGCAACGAGGACCGCCCCGGGCGCAACGGCAACGAGATCTTCAGCGTCACCCGGCAGGACAACGGCAGTCAGGTGGGCTGGGCGGAGCCGGGCACCCGGCTGGAGGCGTACTGCAAGAAAAAGGGTGACTCCATCGACTCCTACATCTACAACAGCCACAAGGAGTCCGACTGGTGGATCCAGGTGAACTACTCCGGCAAGAACTACATCCCGTTCGCGTGGCTCAACCTCGACGGCGGCGACGACGTCAACGACCTGCCCACCTGCTGAGGATCCGCCCGTGAGCACCGAACCCCTTCCGCCCCAGCACGTGCAGGGCTTCGCCGCCCTGGCCGCGCAGCTCGCCGACCGGATCGGCACCGTCGTGCTGGGCAAGCCCGAGGTGGTGCGGCTCGCGCTGACCGCCTTCTTCGCACAGGGCCACGTGCTGCTCGAGGACGTGCCCGGCGTCGGCAAGACCACCCTGGCCCGGGCCATCGCCGCGGCGGTACGCGGCCAGTGGCGCCGCATCCAGTTCACCCCCGACCTGCTGCCCTCCGACGTCTCCGGCGTGACGATCTTCAACCAGGCGAGCCGCGGCTTCGAGTTCCACCCTGGACCGGTCTTCGCCAACATCGTCATCGCCGACGAGATCAACCGCGCGTCGCCGAAGACCCAGTCGGCGCTGCTGGAGGTCATGGAGGAGCGCCGCGTCACCGTCGACGGCGTGCCGCACCCCGTGCCGCAGCCGTTCCTGGTCGTCGCGACGCAGAACCCGGTCGAGATGGACGGCACCTACCGGCTGCCGGAGGCA belongs to Amorphoplanes digitatis and includes:
- a CDS encoding fibronectin type III domain-containing protein — protein: MAGADVVVQQPRRRWRSRGGLVTIGTVLSLVIGLGLTVLGLGAADQAVASFDAASWVWSRTQGEVARINGVTARVDTRVDVPKARGHELLVTQNDRFVILRDQQTGVISSMDLATLQVFVRQTMTAGIGVSVALHEDSAFVIDAVQGEVRQLDPRQLTPIGQSLRFPPGITGGVFDGEGRLWIAAPSEGTVTAIKAAPLPDGSAGAGGGDQTVAGPTRVRTDPVAPASHDLAISTLEDGVAVLNRTTNALTTIRDDRKAVTPLPLAGPGTLPAHTDGAVVPVTVPDARHVYAVRDAAPVADFAVPGDGAALQPAVAWKGYFYVADESTGAVHVFDTAGREQTGIGFKTPGPLELEVRENYLFINAPGSSTARVVDDAHRVRVVDKYADDVLGGDPPPTPPDPPPPPKPKKPPVSEPGAPRGVRAAAGNAEARVTWQAAAPNGAAITRYVVEGAGQTFQVGANQRALNVTGLTNGETYKFAVHAVNKKGDGPARTSNSVRPTAEVPDPPASAAAEAKPDGTVRVTWPAANGQGLDIVRYAVTAVSDGTSAPIGEAKGDTGLTIKDGELDYGKQYAFTVVAINERGAGSKASPVSNSVVPFAKPGRPENIDAATVSDQAGAIKVTWAAPAENGRPITKYVVAAGGRSTDVTDGTGVTLTGFGTGESIAVEVRAVNEAGDGEAATATARTLPKPVVTLTDTSATFNTATVSFSVEAGGAAPTCTVKASGGGSATGSCSSLKVTGLKPSTDYTLTVTAKTAAGTSDAKSRAQQTSALYGTATCRNGENGDTATYCNEDRPGRNGNEIFSVTRQDNGSQVGWAEPGTRLEAYCKKKGDSIDSYIYNSHKESDWWIQVNYSGKNYIPFAWLNLDGGDDVNDLPTC
- a CDS encoding AAA family ATPase; protein product: MSTEPLPPQHVQGFAALAAQLADRIGTVVLGKPEVVRLALTAFFAQGHVLLEDVPGVGKTTLARAIAAAVRGQWRRIQFTPDLLPSDVSGVTIFNQASRGFEFHPGPVFANIVIADEINRASPKTQSALLEVMEERRVTVDGVPHPVPQPFLVVATQNPVEMDGTYRLPEAQLDRFLVKLSVGYPSEDIEVEVLRGAALRSPDTLEPVTDTATVGEMVRMAQRVHIADPLYTYAVRLAAATRDHPQVRVGVSPRGVIALTRAACAYALINGRGYVLPEDLKTLVEPVFAHRVLLSPDAQLRGVTATEVLDDAVRSVPVPLPDNQSVVA